The following proteins are encoded in a genomic region of Zea mays cultivar B73 chromosome 9, Zm-B73-REFERENCE-NAM-5.0, whole genome shotgun sequence:
- the LOC109942266 gene encoding RING-H2 finger protein ATL74, with protein MESSSSSSLDSNLRFDLYAVLVALGLAAFLAVCFWLLYRLTVSARPQDMMPTTADAGAAGPKGALRQQDVAALPVFVVRAGACAAAPPPVECAVCLAEIGDGERGLLLPACGHRFHVACILRWFRAHSTCPLCRAAAVVVGQQRGAADQTCKAGSAQEQVAVVVQS; from the coding sequence atggagtcgtcgtcgtcgtcgtcgttagaCAGCAACCTCAGGTTCGACTTGTACGCGGTGCTGGTGGCGCTCGGCCTCGCCGCCTTCCTCGCGGTGTGCTTCTGGCTCCTGTACAGGCTCACCGTGTCCGCGCGGCCGCAGGACATGATGCCCACCACCGCCGACGCCGGGGCGGCCGGTCCCAAGGGAGCGCTGCGGCAGCAGGACGTCGCGGCACTGCCGGTGTTCGTCGTGCGCGCAGGCGCCTGCGCCGCGGCGCCGCCGCCCGTGGAGTGCGCGGTGTGCCTCGCGGAGATAGGCGACGGGGAGAGGGGCCTGCTCCTGCCCGCGTGCGGACACAGGTTCCACGTCGCGTGCATCCTCCGGTGGTTTAGGGCTCACTCCACGTGCCCGCTGTGCCGCGCCGCGGCCGTCGTCGTCGGGCAGCAGCGGGGCGCGGCGGATCAGACGTGCAAGGCCGGCTCCGCGCAGGAACAAGTGGCGGTGGTGGTGCAAAGCTGA